Proteins encoded together in one Papaver somniferum cultivar HN1 unplaced genomic scaffold, ASM357369v1 unplaced-scaffold_117, whole genome shotgun sequence window:
- the LOC113329444 gene encoding cation/H(+) antiporter 15-like isoform X2, with product MDPKILKKAGRRPYIIGFFCMLCSYVAGLQISHRLPKNDIPALKLLHKSSDRVVDLFGSISFPVIAYVLDDLKILNSDLGISAIHISMVADFLHLALKFFSFLRQILRGANHAYALPAVLILLGTVIYIFFIMRPAALWIVKNTPEGRPVDDIYITLIMISVLLCGLASEYCGLNGTVGVFLLGLAIPDGPPLGSALVQKLRIVSVFFMPLHMGIVGYKTNIHLVTFGYLWRVLLVIVGCTLGKIIGLFIPAVLLGASPRDSLLLGLIMNLKGIVEVSQLNTWLDSVNTKEIFSASNTIMVLALVVLVAVITPAVKYLYDPSSKYSTYKGRSILQSNENNSDFRVLVCVHTQDDVPGIIRIIEASNPTKLHPLTIYLLHLVELVGRASPLLISHTLKERASTSNPTKSERIINVFQQFQNQYQNLVSVHPFTTISPYASMHNDICTMSVDKRAALVIFPFCRQDAISLRDDLARPIISDHAIKTLLQNLLRNTPCSVGILVDGSNLQTKSTCFLPDTPYRVVVLFFGGPDDREALAFAMNMIHHPYVFVTLVRFYGPASLSSEGVIDYHNESVRIDIGRNMFLDDELVDHFRVNTMHDETLIYKEVGVKDGAETIWAVRSLHQDFDLMLVGRQQISDSKIISELNENWDECGELGAVGDLVTSPDYAAEGSILIIHRRRDIT from the exons ATGGATCCCAAAATATTAAAGAAAGCTGGGCGACGACCATACATCATCGGATTCTTTTGTATGCTTTGCTCTTATGTAGCTGGACTTCAAATTTCCCATAGACTCCCAAAGAATGATATACCGGCACTAAAGTTACTCCATAAGAGCTCTGATAGAGTCGTAGATCTATTCGGCAGTATTTCCTTCCCTGTTATCGCCTATGTACTCGATGATCTTAAAATTCTTAACTCCGACCTTGGTATTTCAGCGATTCATATATCaatggttgctgattttcttcatttggcttTAAAATTCTTCAGCTTTCTCCGCCAAATATTGAGAGGTGCAAACCATGCGTATGCACTACCTGCAGTGTTAATTTTATTGGGGAcggttatttatatatttttcattatGCGGCCGGCAGCGTTATGGATTGTAAAGAATACACCCGAAGGGAGACCTGTAGATGATATTTACATTACCTTGATAATGATTTCAGTTCTGCTGTGTGGATTAGCTAGTGAATATTGTGGATTGAATGGTACAGTTGGGGTTTTCTTACTAGGTTTGGCTATACCTGATGGGCCACCTTTAGGATCAGCTTTAGTTCAGAAGCTACGCATTGTTTCTGTATTTTTCATGCCTCTTCATATGGGTATCGTTGGATATAAAACGAACATTCACTTAGTTACTTTCGGATATTTATGGCGTGTTTTACTGGTCATCGTCGGTTGTACCCTTGGAAAGATTATAGGGCTTTTTATCCCAGCTGTGCTTCTTGGAGCCTCTCCGCGAGATAGTTTATTGCTTGGACTCATAATGAACTTGAAAGGAATTGTCGAGGTTTCTCAACTTAACACCTGGTTAGATTCAGTAAATACCAAA GAAATTTTTAGTGCATCAAATACAATCATGGTTCTCGCACTTGTAGTGCTAGTAGCTGTTATTACACCGGCGGTGAAATACTTGTATGACCCTTCATCGAAATACTCAACCTACAAGGGAAGGTCAATTTTGCAGTCGAATGAAAACAACTCAGATTTTCGAGTACTTGTATGTGTTCATACCCAAGATGATGTTCCAGGCATTATCAGAATTATTGAAGCCTCCAATCCTACCAAACTCCACCCACTCACCATTTACCTCCTCCATCTCGTTGAGCTTGTGGGTCGTGCTTCTCCTCTCCTTATATCTCACACTTTGAAGGAGCGTGCTTCCACATCAAACCCTACCAAATCGGAAAGGATAATCAATGTTTTCCAACAATTCCAAAACCAATACCAAAACCTTGTTAGCGTTCATCCCTTCACCACTATCTCTCCGTATGCTTCAATGCACAACGATATATGCACCATGTCAGTCGACAAGAGGGCTGCGCTCGTTATCTTCCCTTTCTGCAGGCAAGATGCAATAAGCCTGAGGGATGATCTGGCCAGACCAATTATTTCCGATCATGCAATCAAAACCCTTCTTCAAAATTTGTTGCGGAACACCCCATGCTCAGTCGGGATCTTAGTGGATGGTAGTAATCTCCAAACAAAATCTACTTGCTTCTTGCCCGACACGCCTTACCGCGTGGTTGTACTCTTTTTTGGTGGCCCGGATGATCGAGAAGCATTGGCTTTTGCAATGAATATGATTCATCATCCGTACGTTTTTGTTACTCTTGTTAGGTTTTATGGTCCTGCAAGTCTATCATCTGAAGGAGTTATTGACTATCACAATGAATCGGTTAGAATTGATATTGGGAGGAACATGTTTCTTGATGATGAATTAGTAGACCATTTCAGGGTTAACACCATGCATGATGAAACGTTGATTTACAAAGAAGTAGGGGTAAAAGATGGTGCAGAAACGATATGGGCAGTCCGGTCACTTCACCAAGATTTTGATCTTATGCTCGTAGGAAGACAACAAATATCCGATTCAAAAATAATTTCAGAATTAAATGAAAATTGGGATGAATGTGGAGAGCTAGGAGCTGTCGGAGACTTGGTAACATCTCCTGATTATGCTGCTGAGGGCTCAATCTTAATAATTCACCGACGGCGAGATATTACTTAA
- the LOC113329444 gene encoding cation/H(+) antiporter 15-like isoform X1 translates to MSKMIAYRMCTVPGIVGSDKGGLFYEHSEDFKSFGPLPSICLQISILSFVPHLMHMALSRFHQPLLVSQILGGILASPWVLSSLSIKVSSHMSVGINYFLFPLNGFQVVDMLAHFSSMFFIFKVGVQMDPKILKKAGRRPYIIGFFCMLCSYVAGLQISHRLPKNDIPALKLLHKSSDRVVDLFGSISFPVIAYVLDDLKILNSDLGISAIHISMVADFLHLALKFFSFLRQILRGANHAYALPAVLILLGTVIYIFFIMRPAALWIVKNTPEGRPVDDIYITLIMISVLLCGLASEYCGLNGTVGVFLLGLAIPDGPPLGSALVQKLRIVSVFFMPLHMGIVGYKTNIHLVTFGYLWRVLLVIVGCTLGKIIGLFIPAVLLGASPRDSLLLGLIMNLKGIVEVSQLNTWLDSVNTKEIFSASNTIMVLALVVLVAVITPAVKYLYDPSSKYSTYKGRSILQSNENNSDFRVLVCVHTQDDVPGIIRIIEASNPTKLHPLTIYLLHLVELVGRASPLLISHTLKERASTSNPTKSERIINVFQQFQNQYQNLVSVHPFTTISPYASMHNDICTMSVDKRAALVIFPFCRQDAISLRDDLARPIISDHAIKTLLQNLLRNTPCSVGILVDGSNLQTKSTCFLPDTPYRVVVLFFGGPDDREALAFAMNMIHHPYVFVTLVRFYGPASLSSEGVIDYHNESVRIDIGRNMFLDDELVDHFRVNTMHDETLIYKEVGVKDGAETIWAVRSLHQDFDLMLVGRQQISDSKIISELNENWDECGELGAVGDLVTSPDYAAEGSILIIHRRRDIT, encoded by the exons ATGTCGAAAATGATAGCTTATCGTATGTGTACAGTTCCAGGCATAGTCGGTTCAGATAAAGGAGGATTATTTTATGAACATTCAGAAGACTTCAAGAGTTTTGGTCCTCTACCAAGTATTTGCTTGCAAATTAGTATACTTTCTTTTGTACCCCATCTCATGCATATGGCATTGTCACGGTTCCATCAACCCTTGCTTGTTTCTCAAATACTG GGAGGGATACTTGCTAGTCCATGGGTTCTCAGCTCTCTGTCGATAAAAGTGTCATCTCACATGTCCGTCGGAATTAATTATTTCTTATTCCCTCTAAATGGATTTCAAGTAGTAGACATGCTTGCTCATTTCAGTTCCATGTTTTTTATATTTAAAGTTGGAGTTCAAATGGATCCCAAAATATTAAAGAAAGCTGGGCGACGACCATACATCATCGGATTCTTTTGTATGCTTTGCTCTTATGTAGCTGGACTTCAAATTTCCCATAGACTCCCAAAGAATGATATACCGGCACTAAAGTTACTCCATAAGAGCTCTGATAGAGTCGTAGATCTATTCGGCAGTATTTCCTTCCCTGTTATCGCCTATGTACTCGATGATCTTAAAATTCTTAACTCCGACCTTGGTATTTCAGCGATTCATATATCaatggttgctgattttcttcatttggcttTAAAATTCTTCAGCTTTCTCCGCCAAATATTGAGAGGTGCAAACCATGCGTATGCACTACCTGCAGTGTTAATTTTATTGGGGAcggttatttatatatttttcattatGCGGCCGGCAGCGTTATGGATTGTAAAGAATACACCCGAAGGGAGACCTGTAGATGATATTTACATTACCTTGATAATGATTTCAGTTCTGCTGTGTGGATTAGCTAGTGAATATTGTGGATTGAATGGTACAGTTGGGGTTTTCTTACTAGGTTTGGCTATACCTGATGGGCCACCTTTAGGATCAGCTTTAGTTCAGAAGCTACGCATTGTTTCTGTATTTTTCATGCCTCTTCATATGGGTATCGTTGGATATAAAACGAACATTCACTTAGTTACTTTCGGATATTTATGGCGTGTTTTACTGGTCATCGTCGGTTGTACCCTTGGAAAGATTATAGGGCTTTTTATCCCAGCTGTGCTTCTTGGAGCCTCTCCGCGAGATAGTTTATTGCTTGGACTCATAATGAACTTGAAAGGAATTGTCGAGGTTTCTCAACTTAACACCTGGTTAGATTCAGTAAATACCAAA GAAATTTTTAGTGCATCAAATACAATCATGGTTCTCGCACTTGTAGTGCTAGTAGCTGTTATTACACCGGCGGTGAAATACTTGTATGACCCTTCATCGAAATACTCAACCTACAAGGGAAGGTCAATTTTGCAGTCGAATGAAAACAACTCAGATTTTCGAGTACTTGTATGTGTTCATACCCAAGATGATGTTCCAGGCATTATCAGAATTATTGAAGCCTCCAATCCTACCAAACTCCACCCACTCACCATTTACCTCCTCCATCTCGTTGAGCTTGTGGGTCGTGCTTCTCCTCTCCTTATATCTCACACTTTGAAGGAGCGTGCTTCCACATCAAACCCTACCAAATCGGAAAGGATAATCAATGTTTTCCAACAATTCCAAAACCAATACCAAAACCTTGTTAGCGTTCATCCCTTCACCACTATCTCTCCGTATGCTTCAATGCACAACGATATATGCACCATGTCAGTCGACAAGAGGGCTGCGCTCGTTATCTTCCCTTTCTGCAGGCAAGATGCAATAAGCCTGAGGGATGATCTGGCCAGACCAATTATTTCCGATCATGCAATCAAAACCCTTCTTCAAAATTTGTTGCGGAACACCCCATGCTCAGTCGGGATCTTAGTGGATGGTAGTAATCTCCAAACAAAATCTACTTGCTTCTTGCCCGACACGCCTTACCGCGTGGTTGTACTCTTTTTTGGTGGCCCGGATGATCGAGAAGCATTGGCTTTTGCAATGAATATGATTCATCATCCGTACGTTTTTGTTACTCTTGTTAGGTTTTATGGTCCTGCAAGTCTATCATCTGAAGGAGTTATTGACTATCACAATGAATCGGTTAGAATTGATATTGGGAGGAACATGTTTCTTGATGATGAATTAGTAGACCATTTCAGGGTTAACACCATGCATGATGAAACGTTGATTTACAAAGAAGTAGGGGTAAAAGATGGTGCAGAAACGATATGGGCAGTCCGGTCACTTCACCAAGATTTTGATCTTATGCTCGTAGGAAGACAACAAATATCCGATTCAAAAATAATTTCAGAATTAAATGAAAATTGGGATGAATGTGGAGAGCTAGGAGCTGTCGGAGACTTGGTAACATCTCCTGATTATGCTGCTGAGGGCTCAATCTTAATAATTCACCGACGGCGAGATATTACTTAA